Proteins encoded by one window of Juglans regia cultivar Chandler chromosome 15, Walnut 2.0, whole genome shotgun sequence:
- the LOC109020478 gene encoding uncharacterized protein LOC109020478 translates to MVMLSTPAYVSAKPLTCPPSVARAQRKLPRMNCALSPSKRRESRRLISISFVLSHLFSVPNYAIAGSIFDKYVKRKKLDPLEVYVPAVILTQSQIKDLEKSLEAEQPQYAACRSLLRSGPAASLRVNIRAVAQYALDKGNGNSASNSVDQCLRALEELDSLLLRASRNDREASVESMKGKINMALNALDSLLQTVPSDVLQKGKAVADSYMITEDEREILDQEMQQLESIL, encoded by the exons ATGGTCATGCTATCCACCCCTGCGTACGTTAGCGCGAAGCCCTTAACCTGCCCTCCTTCCGTCGCCAGAGCCCAGAGGAAATTGCCTCGAATGAACTGCGCATTGTCACCCTCAAAACGGCGGGAGAGCAGGCGATTGATATCCATCTCCTTCGTCCTCTCCCACTTGTTCTCTGTCCCCAACT ATGCTATCGCGGGCAGCATTTTTGATAAATACGTGAAAAG GAAAAAACTAGACCCACTTGAGGTTTATGTGCCAGCTGTCATATTGACGCAATCACAGATCAAGGActtag AGAAATCTCTAGAAGCTGAGCAACCCCAATATGCTGCTTGCCGATCCCTACTACGCTCTGGCCCTGCAGCATCCCTTCGTGTAAATATTCGAGCT GTGGCACAATATGCTTTGGACAAAGGCAATGGTAACAGTGCTTCCAACAGTGTTGATCAATGCCTCAG AGCGTTGGAGGAACTTGATTCCTTACTTCTGCGTGCATCAAGAAATGATCGAGAAGCCTCGGTTGAATCAATGAAGGGCAAGATTAATATGGCCCTTAATGCCCTGGACAG CCTCCTCCAAACTGTACCTTCTGATGTGCTTCAGAAGGGGAAGGCTGTAGCTGATTCTTATATGATTACAGAAGATGAACGTGAAATTTTGGACCAAGAAATGCAGCAGTTGGAGtcaattttatga